From Choloepus didactylus isolate mChoDid1 chromosome 19, mChoDid1.pri, whole genome shotgun sequence, one genomic window encodes:
- the SMIM26 gene encoding small integral membrane protein 26: MLPDQATTWYRRMCALYAIGAWSLVGSLFFYYGQKKSKPLECEEVEQKDVSTFELPEPPKGFYVETIVTYKEDFVPITDKILNYLKSWTGGPGPKS, from the exons ATGCTTCCCGACCAGGCTACCACCTGGTACCGGCGCATGTGCGCGCTCTACGCGATCGGCGCTTGGAGTCTGGTGGGCTCCTTGTTTTTTTACTACGGCCAAAAAAAGAGCAAGCCGCTAG AATGTGAGGAAGTAGAGCAAAAGGATGTCTCAACATTTGAACTGCCTGAGCCCCCTAAAGGGTTTTATGTGGAAACGATTGTCACCTATAAAGAAGATTTTGTCCCAATCACTGACAAGATCCTCAACTATTTGAAATCATGGACTGGTGGCCCTGGCCCGAAATCCTGA